The Musa acuminata AAA Group cultivar baxijiao chromosome BXJ2-5, Cavendish_Baxijiao_AAA, whole genome shotgun sequence genomic interval GTTAGTCAGGTTCTGTATAttgtttttcagcaatttatctaAGATGAACCAGAAATGTACAACTAGTTCTATTTAACAATCCACCATGGGACTCTTCTTGGACTCCTTATGGTGGCACGAGATTGAGATGTCTTAGGTATCTGCATGGAAAATTTCTgggtttagtctttgaaattgagttcagattgtacatACAATTTTCCACGGCAAGTCGAAGATCTTCCACCGAAAGAAAAAGGAAGGTCCGGAGGTGCAATTTTGCAACCTGGTTGGATAATTAACAGAACTAGTGCCACCCATTTGCCCaatttctaaagtgatttttGGATTTCAGAATAGGCTGCCTACTGTTGTGTGCCTGCTTCGGAATATCATGCAACTCCATAACTTGTATCGTCCGCTGCTTCTTGGCTGCATCATATAAAGCACAAGTCACCCATCAGAGCTGTGATTTCTttcttatataaaataaatttatgtaATACATTGAAGCTTATAAATTAACACAAACCATTTTCTGCTTGTCGGTAACCTTCATGAAGCTTTCGCTTTGCGAATTCCAGCTTAGCCCTGACCGAGGCCTCCTCAAAGTACATCGGTTCCTACATGACATGGAAAAGGTTTAGAGATCTAAGCTCTTTTTAACCTATCACAATGCATGTTTTTGTACATTCGGCAAAGCTTACATTTTGTGGAATCATTGGTGGCTTCCTTCGAAGTGTAGCAGTATCTTGTCGTGGTCCAGGTTTCACCTTACTGCATACATTCTGCTCAGAGGTATACTTTACTGGTCTGCCAGGCCCGGATTCAGCAATCACAGGCTTGCTTTGTTTGCTCATGATGCTTTGGGACTTTGCTTGCTCTATAGAGATATTGTGTGGCTTTGACTGCCTCGTTTCGAGTTCTTGTCTATTATTGTGTAGCTTCTCTTCTGATATAGCTAACTGTTGTGATTCTTGCCTCCTTATATTCTCTTCTGGCAAAATGGATCGCTGTGCTTCTTGCCTCCTCATCTCTACATTTTCCTCTTCTACAATATCTAATTGTTGGATAGGTTGTTGTATTCTTACCGTTTCACAATTGCCCGTAGGCCTTCGCCTATTCTGCCGCTTCTTATCGAACTCCCAATTATTTCTGAAATCTGCAGCAAATTGGCAGCAGGAGGATGATATTAATAATCTGGTTATCTCCATAAGAAAGAAAAACCAGACAATAACCAGCGAAGCCCCACTACTCACTTCCATCATCATCCATTCCATCAAAGAACTTTGCGAACCGAGAGCCAATAGACACATGAAACTAAACAAGATCAGTGTCCCGACCACTGGCAACGAATAAAGGGAAATGCCGAAAATTTATCTTATCTTTTACCTCCGAGAGTCGGATGGAAGTTGTCTGAGCAGTAAATAGAGCTCCCTCATCTAATGGGGGAGAAGGAAGCCCTTCCTCATCATCCACCATAGAAGGATTTACAGAGTCCGGAGAGTTATCTGTAAACCATAAGTTCGTAATCATCTATAAGAGATCGTATATGGCAGAGTGATGCCAGACACAAGACAAACATATAGTATACCAGCAATGGCACTGGTAGCACTGACCCATTCATCAACCAAAACCTTCCAACCACTGCAATCCAAATATAAACCAAAGCAATCATAAACAGTTACGATGAATTTATTAAATGATAATAACATTTTACGCATGCGAAAACAGAATGTCAAATCTCTGTGTTAGCCTAAGTTTGACATTGTTATGACCAAATGTCGTATAAACTACGGAAAGCGGTGGCATGAAGACTGATTAAAGTGCAAAACAAAAGGACATGCAAACATCTAATCACATCCAGTCCGAAGTGCAATCATGTACTCGATCTAAACCCCGCGAGCAACAATGGCATCTTAAATTTGCACCAGTCCATGAGAACAAAGTCAGTGTGCTAAATTCTACCGAAGTTGTCGTTTGCTTTGCCACCATCCATAATTTGTAATATAGCAAAAGAAACTCACTCGATCAGAGCGCGAACTAGGTGGCGAATTTGCTGTGAGTTGTGTTTGCGCAGGCCATTCACAGCCCTTCCAATCTCGGTCACCTGAGATCCGAACgtaaacaacaacaaaagaaaaatcaacAATGTAAAGAAATAACTTTAGAGAGGAATGTTGTATCAGAATACAACACCTTCAGAACATCGACAGAAAGTTCCATCAGTTGCAGCCGCCTCAACAACTCGAACAGGACATTATCAGACTGCAAAGCAGTATCAGCAAGTCAAGACAGACAGCTCAATCAACTAAACAATCCAAATTGACTACATCAATATACATCTGCATGAGCTACAACTAGATATCCAAATTGAACCAAAGAAATGTAGGCAAAACAGAGAAGAATTCATGTTCTGAATGCATTGCTAAATCAAGGCAAAGGTGAGTATGTGAGAGGAAGACGATGGCACGAACAGACCTCCTCATGGTGGTTGGCGAGGATCTCCTTTATACTCAGCACCTCTTCGACGATTTGACCTTCCTCTTCGATCTCTTCGGTGAGCGCCTCCGCCTCGTCGTACGTGTAATTGCTCACCACCCTCGTAGACGACTCGGGCCCGTCGTTGCTGCTGTCCACCTTGTTCTCCTTCTCCCCGACCCTCCTCACGCTGCCACGCCCCTCCTCTACCTCTGCCCCTCGCGGGTCGACGCGGTCGCAGCCGAGGCACCGTGGCAGCAGCGCAGCGAAGAACTTCTCCACGAGCCCATCCCTTCTGCTCCTGAACTCCTCGGGGTAATCCGACGCCGCGACGACGATCGCGTGCTCCATCACTCCGAATATATCAGAGTCGGCGCTCCGGAAGAACTTCCTCCAGTAGTCAACCGAACCGGGCAAGCTCGCCATGGCGGCGGCCGTTGCTCCTGCGAAGAACGACCCCAGCAGTCCGAGGCCAAATCCGTCACGATCAGGCGGTTCACGGTCGGGAGACGACCCAAGATCAATTTTTTTTCGCCGATCGACGGCGTTTTCGATGGATTATCCCCAAAAATCAGATTTTTTTTCCGTGAAAATCCGAAATTTCTCAGAGCAGATGAGGCCGAGGGGGTCCTATTCCTAGTCGTAGGACGACAGCGTCACGACCATGAGGTTCGCGGTTGGTAGACGACTCAAGATCGATTTTTTTTCGCCGATCAACGGCGTTTTCGATGGATTATCCCCAAAAAACAGATCTTTTTTCCACGAAACTCCAAAACTTCTCAGAACAGATGAGGCCGGGGGGCAGAATCGATCAACTTCGGTACTATTTCTAGTCGTAG includes:
- the LOC135585621 gene encoding probable mediator of RNA polymerase II transcription subunit 26b, giving the protein MASLPGSVDYWRKFFRSADSDIFGVMEHAIVVAASDYPEEFRSRRDGLVEKFFAALLPRCLGCDRVDPRGAEVEEGRGSVRRVGEKENKVDSSNDGPESSTRVVSNYTYDEAEALTEEIEEEGQIVEEVLSIKEILANHHEESDNVLFELLRRLQLMELSVDVLKVTEIGRAVNGLRKHNSQQIRHLVRALIDGWKVLVDEWVSATSAIADNSPDSVNPSMVDDEEGLPSPPLDEGALFTAQTTSIRLSEFFDGMDDDGNFRNNWEFDKKRQNRRRPTGNCETVRIQQPIQQLDIVEEENVEMRRQEAQRSILPEENIRRQESQQLAISEEKLHNNRQELETRQSKPHNISIEQAKSQSIMSKQSKPVIAESGPGRPVKYTSEQNVCSKVKPGPRQDTATLRRKPPMIPQNEPMYFEEASVRAKLEFAKRKLHEGYRQAENAKKQRTIQVMELHDIPKQAHNSRQPILKSKNHFRNWANGWH